Part of the Octopus sinensis linkage group LG10, ASM634580v1, whole genome shotgun sequence genome is shown below.
gctgatgttggtgtgttcatgtccccataacttagcaattcagcaaaaagagaccgatagaataagtaccaggcttacaaagaataagtcctagagtcgatttgttcaactaaaggtggtgctccagcatggccgctgtcaaatgactgaaacaaataaaagaataaaaaagaacatatatatatatatagaaagacttCCGGCCGTCCCCCCACCCCGGAAAGAGACTGCTTGGGAAAGGCGtgtcttgcttaccaaccacatggtttcgggttcaatcgcactgcatggcaccttgagcaagcgcctcaagctgaccaaagccttatgaatggatttcgtcgacagaaactgaaagaagcccgtcgttacaaaaataaacaaatttgggagaaaatgggtgggggcggaagtctttccgaaattttttccagaatcataatctccatatttttccgcatattttgaaaaaaaaaattgtggaaaaagttaaaaatgaaggaaatgggggtggaggggtggtaatttagaaatgtcggtttttgccaatttttttgcagattcgtattctccgtAGCCGAAAAGGGGGTGGTTTGTgtcgaaaagaattttttttaaatagtggtTGGGGAGGGGGGCGTAAGTCGTaccaaaatttccaaaaatctttgtaaaatgtatttttaagaattatttttttcttctaaatatgcggaaaaatacggacatcagGATTCGGACAAAAACTTGGAAACATTTCTggttttacggttagggttagtgttggggaaaaaagtcaaaattgaaataGTTGGGAAGGAAAGCGGGAGGAaaatttcaaaatgccgatttttggcaattttccgcaACCtacgtatccgaaaacggggatttttggcaaaaaaaaattacaaaaataaacaaatttgggagaaaatggcgggggacgggcggaagtctttcctttcaagcactggaaTTTCCCCATGTCCTGCTAGTTCTTAACTATTTTGCCAGACAATATGTTGTCTTGTTATACGCCTGTCACCTCTTCCTCAAAGTACATGTTACGTCGTGTTATAACGACGTAGATAACAAGGTAGAATAAAAGAAGACTTATGGGGCATAGAGATCAGGTGACCAGCACCGAACTGACTCGCGCTAAGACAAAAAATAAGGACACTCTTACCTTGATATAAACAATCGGAATAGTGTATTCAGCTTCGATTCACGGAAATCGACAGAACACGATAGTTGTATCCACATGCTTCACGGGAGTCGTCAGAACTTGACGCTGGTACCCACACTTGTGCTCTACCTGAACCCCTGGCCAGAGAAACCACCCACCCTGAACGATTACTTCCACGTATCTGTTGCTCTCGACGTCATGACGAAGGAAAACATTGTTCGAATGTCCCGCCTCTTAACGTGATGTCACATCTCCTCGCTTCCGGTTCCGACATCTACTTTCAATTTCTCcacatgaatattttttttattaaaatatgacTGGTTAACAATTAATTTTACAACTGAAGGGAAGTAAGGCTATACATCATTAAACGCATTTTCTGACcatatttctgcaatttcaattaattgaaaaatatttcaattaatcttGAAGATACTGAAGAATTTAAAAAGTAACCTTGTCATTATTTAGCTGGagttttggaatataaattaacaaggcattttaatggaagattttaatttaaaacaggaagtttttaCTCTATCTCCAGTTCATGTATATAGGAACCTTCTATCCATTATTTTTATGTCACCAAGCACTAACTCTACGTTGAACGATGCAATATTCACAGGGGAAACACAGAGTATTCACAAACACGAAGTGCTTAGGTGATCAACTGTGATGTCTCTTTATTCTGTGACGAGTCACTTGTATGCGAAGCCAGAGATCTTGCTCTTGCATATGACTAGGCTACTTGATTCTGTAGTTTAGAGTCTTAGCGGTGTTGTGCAAGCTGTTATTGAATTTAAATTTCTGCATGAGCATTGCTGACAGACATTGTCTTTGACATCTAGGATAAAATAATTTGCCAGCGATGGTCATATTCAGCTACGTATTGAcagacactatgtatgtatgtgtgtgtgtgtgtgtgtcaggtcactttcgagtgctactggtaacatgtaatccagtacaacctgttggacggtcgggtcgtcggcgactaaaccggcaaccccaccaagcttggtGGGGAagatgtttattggacaccctgcgggatgaaaaacaaaacccgtcaaagggcggaggaactcttgagagtcaacggccatccaataaatatcttaagggtgtatcatgcgcagggacatagaaataatcggactgaatacccgatcgcgcggttaaaccattgggagtgaaggactcccaggtaactgggataactccgacataaaacctgcggctcagtggttaccgatgatgttgacttgttcttcttttcggattatggctgctgttgcttagtgagtgggattgactcagtgcacagcctttcctcactttaaaaaaaaaatctccatgcacaggcattgcatgataataacattgattaagcttcgtgcaatggtcatactcgattacgagggggcagccaccatgtatgtatgtatgtatgtatgtatgtatgtatgtatgtatgtatgtatgtatgcatgcatgcatgcatgcatgcatgtgcgtatgtatgcatgtatgtatgtatgtatgtatgtgcgtatgtatgcatgcatgcgtacatgtatctatgcatgcatgtatttatgtatgaatgcatgcattatttcaggttcaattccactgtgatTCACCTTGGGTACGTGTGTTCTACAACAGCTTCGGTTTTAGCCTATACTTTGCGGGTAGAATTTGGTAAACAGGATCTGTGCGGAAGCTCCTGTTACAGTctttactgtctctctctctctctctccctctctctctctctctctctctctctctctctctctctcagacgggcgcgcgcgcccacacacacacaaatgttgcaTCCCTTCTCATTTTAATCGTTCAAGCTATTTGACTGTTAAGGAAAAACTGCGGATGATATAATCCGTATTTAGAAAATACGAATGCTGTTTTGCAGCGTTGCTACAGTTTAAAGAATTAatccggtaaaaaaaaaaaagaatatacaactCTTGcacttgtagtggtggtagtaagaTTAGTAGCTAAAGACCTTCTGATCGAATCAATgcttactcatttacttgtttcagtcatttgactgtggccgcctttagtcaaggaaatcgaccccaggacttattctttgtaagcctagtacttattctatcggtctcttttgccacaccagcatcggttgtcaagcgatgctgggaggcgagtgacaaacacagacacacaaacatacacatatatacatatatacgacgggcttccttcagttcctgtctaccaatgcactcacagggctttggtcggcccgaggctatagtagaagacacttgctcaaggtgccacgcagaggaactgaacccgaaaccatgtggttcgtaagcaagctacttaccacacagccactcctattttttCTATAACAAACGCGTCATCGGTCATATACTTTCCGCAGTTCACTGtatttcagtaaaagagaccaacacAGGTGAATCTGAACAACTCAAgctcaataaaaatcatgttacatTTGCTCAAATGCATCGGTTTTCTCAACAATATGTACATTTTCGTCGCTACTGTACAGCACcgaaatagatataaatgtaagACAGCGATAGGGGCTTGGTGTGTGTTAGTAAACTggaatattttttcatatttacagATTTCAAGtgactacatacatatttattcaacCTCACCTCCCTGTGTATTAATTGACACATAAAACCATCAGCAATGTAATTTATTCAAGGGAAATCATTTAAAGTATTATTTAAGTTATTTCCCCTATACTACAATtgcttttgcttttctttaatgCTGTACTTattcgttaaaaaaaaatttacagagTAGCGTTTCCTATAAGTAGGAGAATAACATGTTTCTTAGGAAGaagcggtcgactttgcctctcgtcctttcgggatcaataagttaagtaccagttgcgtactcgggTCGATTTAtcgactgaccccccccccccatccaccaAACTTCCGggtcttgtgtctagagtagaaaagaataattattttaaattttcgcACAAAGCCAAAATCGTCGCACGTCGTCGCCTAGGCTCTCCTCGAAAATGTCGTTTCTTTTGCCTGTCACAGACTTTCCATAGAACAACCTGGCCGAAGTACTACCGACTGCATTGCCCAAGTAGAAGGTGTCTGTGTGCCTGCTAGTACTCCAGGTGTCGGGCGCCTTGCTTCAGTGTGTTTCATGccttattttaatttcaaataattatctatatatataaaactcactttgtgtgtgcgtacgtgcgagtgtgtgtaaacCCGCATAACGTCTGAAGTTCGCAATTGATTTTCTTCAAAGTaggaacatacattacttatgttccaaagatggttttagactcttaaagttttcacataatgagtaatgggGCCTCTGGGGCCAGAAATTCCTTATTCCTAGAGTAAGTACGATTACTGTGGAGAAGGGAGGTAAGTCTTTGCGAAGTAACTTTTCTTAAAATTTGCTGAGATATTGATATTCGTTCCTTTTTTTATTGACATTTCACTATTAACATACACTTGTCGTCTTAGTTTATTACATCATATTTCTTGACATAGTGTCTCCAAAGAAGAGCGTCACTTGAGACTTCAATTAGACAATCACAAAATGCTGCATGTACAGCTTCTGCAAGAGCAATGAAAAGCGATGAGCAGCGTAGTATTCGTCTGGCCAGGAATGCTGCATTAACAGCTTCAGTCCCATTCTACCCCATCCCACCACGTCATTTATTTCATTCAGGTTTCTCTCATGCGGTGTTGTTGAACGCCCCCACAGGTTTAATCTTTCACGTAAATGTAGCTGCTAAGTTTACTGATTGTTCAGCGTGGTAGCGGCAGTGCCGACAGTctcaaaggagagtatatccactgagagCTTTTTGAGGGGTTTAAAAATCACATATCCACAACACGTTTCCCACGACAAAGTTAGGGCCTGGAATCTTCTAAACAGTAGCATGTCATTTCAGTTGGTCGAACGAGCccttcatttactccacaaatgttttgtcaatgctgcacttcccCGTACCACATTTTCAACTTAACTGtaccatatatacaaactataccaTTTAAAACCCGAACAACGCTAGGTATGTCTGCTAGTAACAGTATAAATAGTCCGTAACAATATTTATGATCTAACGATAAACAGGTACCAGAACCATAAAAGATATGAGAGGTTATATGGGATACTTCAACCAGAGTTACGccgagggggatagtcgattacatcgaccccagtgctccgttgctacttattctaacgaccctcaaaggatgaaaggcaaaatcgaactcagaatgtaaagcagaaagaaatgctactaagcccTTTGTCCGGCGCGATAACAATTTTGGCAGCCCGTCGCCTGGAAAAAAAttaggcataactacagatgtgtacaccccccccccccccgccgactttgttgcctcgtaatatacagaaaaaatgGGTCCTTTTTtacgaaattttcaacaaataattGCTTAGTTTCTATAGATTGAGTGTATCTTAAGATATGTCGGGGAAAAATTTTCCGAAGGATTGGGGAGAGGAGTTTCAAAAAATTCACACAACCCGACATTTTCCAGCTCATAACTTTCGGGAAAATGGctattttttaacgaaattttataCAAACACTTTTCAAACGATGTAGATTACGATTGCAAAGAAATCTGTAGGCAAATTCTTTCGGAAGTGATGGCCTATATAAGTTGGAAATTCTCCATTTTGTCGGAGATTCTTGTCAATTATTTACAGCACAGTCTTCGGAATGATGGGAGGCATATTTTCACGAAAAACAGtaagaatttatttttttcactacGCACTTAAAACCCGTGAGAAACGTTTTCTATttttgtggatcttttcggtttgaccgacagtttttaaaaataatttccacgtaactaaacacttttaaacttcgtatactggtagaatgtgtttataaaacatctttttctcttggctttattgagaaaattctatagtttgtaagatatttgttgttttttcttcttcaatttcaaccaatcaataacgtctattgaggtgaaaacattctgtgccgtatgaatatgcccctcgtttaagaaacagattggatttatttacatttgtgaagaaaaaaagatacccttcctccacccctaatcttaaccctaaaatagattgaaatgcaatagatcgatacaagggtcataattatgggtgacaatttcatatgacaccgctagaaaatgttaataatttcacaggaaaatgtgtgatttaagggagatctgactgttatttctagcacatcccgaAACCCCTTTCTACATTTCTTTTTCACTCTTACATctattgatgtttttttaatatttttctccctataaacacattttatggaatgatgatgccaaAGTAACACACGTGTAGTCCATTGCTGGGATATAAGCAAGGGGGGGAAGGGgggtaattaaaatttttacttcCACCCCAACCGAGCGAGgtcgcatgtgtgtgtaagaaaaataattttttaacagaaaattatgcTATCAAAACATATAATCTTTTACATACTTCTTATTAAAATCACTCTGGATAAATCCCAGCAATAATCTTCTCAGGCTCTCGATATTTTagaattatataaatagaaagagtCGGGGTCAGAAAGTGggactaaaaaaattgtaaattttcaaacttttcttttttttatagcataaattctagaaaatattgaaaaacatcaatacatatctgagtgagaaaaaaacaaggagggtGGTCTTGCGAATGTGTTAGaagcaacagccaaatctcccttaaatcacatactTTTTCGTCGCCCTCTTCCAAAAAAGTTTTAcctacaaatttctttttaatcgtaatctacaccgtttgaaaagtatttgtttagaatttcattaaaaaatacccatttcctaaaagttatgaggggaaaaatgttgggtcgtgtgaattttccaaaaaaaCCTTCTCACCAATCCCTCGGAAAAAAATTTTCTAACAAATCTTTATGTACACTCAATCTACAGGATTTCAGCAATTATTTGTTGAAAGTTTTGTTAaagagtatccatttttctggaagttatgaggcaacaaattcGGTGGGGTATACATCAGCAGTTTTGCCAAAAATGATTAGCGGGTCAATAATCAGGAACTTTCTAGCACCCTCTATTAGATTTTTATGCAGCAGGCGTCCGTGAGTAGATTTCCTCTGTAAACTTTGAGCATCAGTTGCCCTTCCCGATATACTTTGCGTGTCCAAGGGGAGATAACCATAAGCTAATTACAGAACAAACATGGCGTCCGGTGCTCAAGTTCCTCCAACTCAGCAGCAACCTGCACCTCAACAATCGGCTCAAATGCCCCACCAACAAGTGGATTTTGACCAAATATCGCGATATAAGATGATGTTACCTCGTTTAAAAGAATCTCTAGTCAACTTGATCAAACTAGCTTCCCAGGCGTTTCGTCAGAATGCCAGTGTCGACGGTGGTAACAAAATGAACGTAGAAAGCCTACAACCAAAATTCGAGCGCTGTCTGGAAGACTTGTTTGCAATCTGTGACCAAATGGAAATAATACTACGACTTGCTCAAGAAGCCAGTGCTCAAATCATCGATGGAAATCGCTTTACACCGATCCCTGTTGTGACTAATAAGACCGATAATCAAGACGGACAAAGCCAATCGTATCCACAGTATCAAAGCACAGTAAGAGGACAGATCTCTACAGCTAAAGAAATTCACGATCTACTCAAAAGAACTGATAAATCATAactgtttctcttttgttttatttcccttTCTATTTTAACATAAATCCCAAGCGTACTGTAATTCTTCTTTATAAATTAACTTTGTAAAACATCGcacaaaattgattttatttatatacatgtccaAAGATATTGATGAACTGGGTAACTAGGTTTTTATATCTCAGCTTAATCAGCTTCGTTACCCCTATTGTTTACATGTTTTATCTTTTCCttctcattcatacattcatgatACTGAATTTCTCATATTCCAATTcacttaaaattaaaaatatatttgaatttagccaaagaaaataaacagaatcgTCTAAATATTGTTCAAGTCTCGCTGAATTGTTATTTCTCCTTACTTGGAATGTTGAGGCCGATTCTAAGAAAatgtgactgttatttctagcaggtcaagtgatcaCATATAGGGTTGATAGTAAGGTCAAGATGAGTAAGTGGAGTCTTGTATTTTTAGTTGAACCAAATGCGATCAAAACTTAGTTTAAAATTCATACTTTTCATTTGTAAGTATTTCAAACAAGCCGCGGCATCGTTTCCATATTGTTCGAGGTAACAAGAGTGCCCAAGAGAGATCCTCTTATGCGGTCAcactacctgctagaaatagcaactaaatttcaaATTACACATTATTGTCTTTAAAATGGCACTACCACGGAATTAGCTGTCAGAAGTGCCTTTAAAATGAGAAAGATACACTGGAtaccacagtaaaaaaaaaaaaaaaggtgggagacagaatggtcatagctggaaagccttggatcatagatctgctcgtTTTCCACAAGACTTGGAAATTAATAGCAAATACAGGCTGATGAATAGactgttttaatatttaaaatgcatCTTTGTCTCGAAAAGTTATCAATTTAGTTGCGAAAATCATATTTTCGGTCATTCAGGTGCTTAAAATAATGTCTTGAACTTTCTGGTAAATCGTTACTCTCTCTCATGTTTTGCCATTAATctcgaaaaatttttttaaaacttttttcataGTCGTGTTATTTATCGTGTATTGGATACAAATACgcaaaaatattctgaaaattcaaaaaaataaagttatgaGGAGCTATGTGGCCTGCTTAAGGCAGAATTCCGTCCTCAAACATTCGATTTACagtaattatgtttttaaaagttTTCTATATCTGAATGAGAATATAAATACTTGAGAAAGACCGGATTAAGTTATACAGTATTAGTGACTATTctttaaactaattaaaacatTGGATTACAGACATGTTGACACACTAC
Proteins encoded:
- the LOC115216523 gene encoding mediator of RNA polymerase II transcription subunit 29-like, with amino-acid sequence MASGAQVPPTQQQPAPQQSAQMPHQQVDFDQISRYKMMLPRLKESLVNLIKLASQAFRQNASVDGGNKMNVESLQPKFERCLEDLFAICDQMEIILRLAQEASAQIIDGNRFTPIPVVTNKTDNQDGQSQSYPQYQSTVRGQISTAKEIHDLLKRTDKS